A part of Streptomyces sp. NBC_00557 genomic DNA contains:
- a CDS encoding arsenate reductase ArsC: MSSAAQRPSVLFVCVHNAGRSQMGAAFLARLGGDRVEVRSAGSAPADAVNPAVVEAMAEVGIDLSAETPKILTTEAVRSSDVVITMGCGDACPVFPGKRYVDWPLDDPAGQGVEAVRPIRDAIARRVRALLTELGIPAQAG, translated from the coding sequence ATGAGTTCCGCCGCCCAGCGCCCCTCGGTGCTGTTCGTCTGCGTCCACAACGCCGGCCGTTCCCAGATGGGCGCCGCCTTCCTCGCCCGCCTCGGCGGCGACCGGGTCGAGGTCCGCTCGGCCGGCTCCGCCCCCGCCGACGCGGTCAACCCCGCGGTCGTCGAGGCCATGGCGGAGGTGGGCATCGACCTCTCCGCCGAGACGCCGAAGATCCTCACCACCGAGGCGGTACGGTCCTCGGACGTGGTCATCACGATGGGCTGCGGCGACGCCTGCCCGGTCTTCCCCGGCAAGCGGTACGTGGACTGGCCGTTGGACGACCCGGCCGGCCAGGGCGTCGAGGCGGTCCGCCCCATCCGCGACGCCATCGCCCGGCGCGTCCGCGCCCTGCTGACCGAACTGGGCATCCCGGCCCAGGCCGGATAG
- a CDS encoding GTP cyclohydrolase II codes for MPDTPAATPRARVRVPLRFHDGYGVDAELVTFHGLTDGQEHVAVVLGDPAPGAVPLVRLHSECLTGDVFGSARCDCGPQLREAVERIAGRGGVLLYLRQEGRGIGLYNKLDAYALQDQGLDTYEANAALGLPEDARDYTAAAQMLAALGIGELDLLSNNPDKAEQLRTLGVTVRDRIPTGVFTTPHNVRYLRAKVLQTRHTLPLTELGVG; via the coding sequence ATGCCCGACACTCCCGCCGCCACGCCGCGCGCCCGCGTCCGGGTGCCGCTGCGCTTCCACGACGGCTACGGCGTCGACGCCGAGCTCGTCACCTTCCACGGCCTGACCGACGGGCAGGAGCACGTCGCCGTCGTCCTCGGCGACCCGGCGCCGGGCGCGGTCCCGCTGGTGCGGCTGCACTCCGAGTGCCTGACCGGCGACGTCTTCGGCTCGGCCCGCTGCGACTGCGGACCCCAGCTGCGCGAGGCGGTCGAGCGCATCGCCGGCCGCGGCGGCGTCCTGCTCTACCTCCGCCAGGAGGGCCGCGGCATCGGCCTCTACAACAAGCTCGACGCGTACGCCCTCCAGGACCAGGGCCTCGACACCTACGAGGCGAACGCCGCGCTCGGCCTGCCGGAGGACGCCCGCGACTACACGGCCGCCGCGCAGATGCTGGCCGCGCTCGGCATCGGCGAACTGGACCTGCTGTCCAACAACCCCGACAAGGCCGAGCAGTTGCGCACCCTGGGCGTCACCGTCCGGGACCGGATCCCGACCGGTGTCTTCACCACGCCCCACAACGTCCGCTACCTCCGCGCGAAGGTCCTCCAGACCCGCCACACGCTGCCGCTGACGGAGCTGGGGGTGGGGTGA
- a CDS encoding MarR family winged helix-turn-helix transcriptional regulator, whose amino-acid sequence MTTRWLSPEELRAWRAYLAASRLLEDAVDRQLQQDAGMPHLFYSVLANLSEAPDRRLRMTDLAETLKITRSRLTYAVSRLERDGLVRREDCRWDRRSSIAVLTDEGMAVLERTAPGHVETVRATLFDRLTPEQVGQLEEICTGIARGLQGEGAAPRTEEVPWRRRSSCSGPDSPAGGN is encoded by the coding sequence ATGACGACCCGCTGGCTCAGCCCCGAGGAGCTGCGCGCCTGGCGCGCGTATCTCGCCGCGTCGCGCCTCCTGGAGGACGCCGTCGACCGACAGCTCCAGCAGGACGCCGGCATGCCCCATCTGTTCTACTCCGTGCTGGCCAACCTCTCCGAGGCGCCCGACCGGCGGCTGCGGATGACCGATCTCGCCGAGACGCTGAAGATCACGCGCAGCAGGCTGACGTACGCGGTGAGCCGGCTCGAGCGGGACGGGCTGGTGCGCCGGGAGGACTGCCGCTGGGACAGGCGCAGCAGCATCGCCGTGCTGACGGACGAGGGCATGGCCGTACTGGAGCGTACGGCGCCCGGGCACGTCGAGACCGTGCGCGCGACCCTCTTCGACCGGCTCACGCCGGAGCAGGTGGGGCAGCTGGAGGAGATCTGCACGGGGATCGCGCGCGGCCTGCAGGGCGAGGGCGCCGCTCCCCGGACGGAGGAGGTGCCCTGGCGGCGCCGTTCGTCCTGTTCCGGCCCCGATTCCCCGGCCGGCGGAAACTGA
- a CDS encoding dihydrofolate reductase family protein — protein MSYPYVLLSAAVSLDGYLDDTGPDRLLLSSPADFDRVDAVRASVDAILVGAGTIRADNPRLLVNSAERRAARVRAGRPEYPLKVTVTATGDLDPGARFWHTGGDKLVYTTDEGAERAAGRVGDVADVVPLGPGLDWRALLSHLHDVRGVRRLMVEGGGTVHTQLLRQGLADELQLVLAPLFVGDPAAPRLFGPGGYQAGRLRLTETRRIEDVVLMRYEPTAPGSGPLPTAADRHWLRTACELAALCPPAKTAFSVGALVVAADGTELARGHSREGGDAVVHAEEAALAKVDPADPRLAGATVYSSLEPCARRASRPAPCAELILRAGVRRVVTAWQEPDTFVPGADGTGVLAGGGAQVVVLPELEDLAKAPNAHLLG, from the coding sequence ATGTCGTACCCGTACGTGCTGCTGTCCGCCGCCGTCTCCCTCGACGGCTACCTGGACGACACCGGCCCCGACCGGCTGCTGCTGTCCAGCCCGGCCGACTTCGACCGGGTCGACGCGGTCCGGGCCTCCGTCGACGCCATCCTCGTCGGCGCCGGCACGATCCGCGCCGACAACCCGAGGCTGCTGGTCAACTCGGCCGAGCGGCGCGCGGCCCGGGTCCGGGCGGGCCGACCGGAGTACCCGCTGAAGGTGACCGTCACCGCCACCGGCGACCTCGACCCCGGCGCGCGGTTCTGGCACACCGGCGGCGACAAGCTCGTCTACACCACCGACGAGGGGGCGGAGCGGGCCGCCGGCCGGGTCGGCGACGTCGCCGACGTCGTCCCGCTCGGCCCCGGCCTCGACTGGCGGGCGCTGCTGTCCCACCTGCACGACGTGCGCGGGGTGCGGCGGCTGATGGTCGAGGGCGGCGGCACGGTCCACACCCAGCTGCTGCGGCAGGGCCTCGCCGACGAACTGCAGCTGGTCCTCGCGCCGCTTTTCGTCGGCGACCCGGCCGCGCCCCGCCTGTTCGGGCCCGGCGGCTACCAGGCCGGCCGGCTGCGGCTCACCGAGACCCGCCGTATCGAGGACGTGGTCCTCATGCGGTACGAGCCCACGGCCCCCGGCAGCGGTCCGCTGCCCACCGCCGCCGACCGGCACTGGCTGCGCACCGCCTGCGAGCTGGCCGCGCTGTGCCCGCCCGCGAAGACGGCGTTCAGCGTCGGTGCGCTGGTGGTCGCCGCCGACGGGACGGAACTGGCCCGCGGCCATTCGCGGGAGGGCGGGGACGCGGTGGTCCACGCGGAGGAGGCCGCGCTGGCCAAGGTCGATCCGGCCGACCCGCGCCTGGCCGGCGCCACCGTCTACAGCAGCCTCGAGCCCTGCGCCCGGCGCGCCTCGCGGCCCGCCCCCTGCGCCGAGCTGATCCTTCGCGCGGGGGTACGGCGGGTGGTCACGGCGTGGCAGGAGCCGGACACGTTCGTGCCGGGGGCCGACGGGACCGGGGTGCTGGCCGGCGGGGGCGCGCAGGTGGTCGTCCTGCCGGAGCTGGAGGACCTCGCCAAGGCGCCGAACGCCCACCTGCTGGGGTGA